The genomic interval ACGTTTTTTAAAAGGGTATGTGTTTGATTTTTCACTTTTTCAACAATTGGGGCTCAAATATACGGGTTTAGATATTTGTACAGTAATATCTATTTGGTTTCCTAGAAAAGATGGGATAGAAGTAGAGGTGTAAAAAAAGCCTCAAAGAATTTCTTTGAGGCTTTATGTATTATAATTTGTTGTAAAAGACTATTTATTATAATTCTAACAAAGCGTTAGTTGCTTTTACTCCTTTTGCAGAAGCTTGAATTTGAGTTTTTTCAGCATCAGATAATTTAATTTCTACAATGCTTTCAATTCCGTTTTTACCTAAAACAACAGGAACTCCAATACATAAATCACTTAAACCGAATTCACCTTCTAATAAAGAAGAACAAGGAAATATTTTTTTAGTATCACAAGCAATTGCTTGTACCATTGCAGAAACTGCTGCACCTGGAGCATACCAAGCAGAAGTACCTAATAAACCAGTTAAGGTTGCACCACCAACTTTAGTGTCTTGTAAAACTTGTTCTAATCTTTCTTCAGAAATAAATTCTGAAACAGGAACAGAGTTACGAGTAGCTAAACGAGTTAAAGGAACCATACCAGTGTCTGAGTGACCACCAATTACCATACCGTCAACATCAGAAATAGGCGCACCTAAAGCTTCTGCTAATCTGTATTTAAAACGAGCAGAATCTAAAGCACCACCCATTCCAATGATTTTGTTTTTTTGTAACCCAGTAGTTTTATGAACTAAATAAGTCATTGTATCCATTGGGTTAGAAACCACAATGATAATTGTATTTGGAGAGTGTTCTATTAAATTAGCTGAAACTGTTTTTACAATTCCTGCATTAATACCAATTAATTCTTCACGAGTCATTCCTGGTTTACGTGGAATACCAGAGGTAATAACACAAACATCAGAATTAGCTGTTTTAGAATAGTCATTTGTACTTCCTGTAATTTTTGTATCAAAACTGTTTAAAGAAGCCGTTTGCATTAAATCCATTGCTTTACCTTCTGCAAAACCTTCTTTAATGTCTAAAATAACAACTTCGGATGCAAAATCCTTAATTGCGATGTATTCTGCACAACTTGCACCTACTGCACCTGCTCCTACTACTGAAACTTTCATATATATAATTTTTAAGATTTATAATGTATTTGATCTCTAACAAAAGTACGAAAATTACTTAAGGTTTTAGTCTTATAAAAACAAAAAGACACCCTATAAAGGTGTCTTTTTACGAAAAGGATTTCGACTCTTTTTATCTAAAACTAAATGCAATACCTGCATTTACTGTGTTGTATTCTTGTAGGGTGTAGCTTCCGAAAATCTTAAAGAATCCTAAGCTTAATCTTGCTCCGATTGTAGATGTTAATCCACCAACTTTGTAGTTTAAGTTTAAAGGGTCTACAAGTGTTTTTCTATATGTTTGTCCAAGCCCTCCTGAATATTCTAATTCGTAAGTTCCGTTTATGTTTAAAGAAGAAGAACCGCTAACGTATCCAATACCTCCATAAACATTTATAAAAGGAAAATTTAATGAAGCTAAAGCTTGTACTGTATAAGAGTCTAATTTTAATTCTCCTAAACCGTCAGTTATGGTTACTCCATTGTCGTTAGGGTCGTCTATAGCACTTGTAACTGTCATATTCGTAAAAGCACCCATTATAGAAACATGAAGAGGTAATTTATCTAAAGGGCCAAACCAATTGGTGATTTCTTTTTTTATTCCTAAACCAAATAATTTTCCCTTTACATCATCGCTACCTACTTCTGGAACAACACGTACAGTTGCTTCAAATTGATAAGGTAGACCTAAGCTTATTTGTACGGATGGAGTTGGTGCTGCGTTTAAAGGTAGATCATCTCCAAAACCATCTGGCATTGTAAAGTTTCTCACTAATTCTGGGTGAATACCATTATTTATCGTAGGGTCTGAGTTTGCAGGTATGGTTACCTCAAAACCATTTTGTAAAGCACTATCACCACTCCCTAAAACGGTAGGAGAAGTTATTGGGTTTTGTGTGATTTTATCGGATAAGTTTAATGAATTTACATTAAAAATTTCTTTATCAGATGGAACAAGGGAAAGATTAGCGCCTATGGTGATATCAAAACCTAGTGTTTTGTGAACTTTTGCTGTGTGAAACCAACCGCTGCTCATTCCGTAGATAAAGCCTTCTGCCGCTGGTTTTAAATAAGCCTCTGTTAGTAGGTTTGCGTCTGAAATATCGGCAAAAAGAATGTTCTCTAAACCATCTTGTGCTTTTAGGTTAAATGTAAATGCAAATACGCAGATAATAATTAAAATGCTTTTTTTCATTGGTTGTGGTGCTTTATTTATAATTGGTTAAAGTTCTGTTAAAGTGATTGCTAAAATAGATAATTTTATTAATAAACAAAGGTTACTGATATTTTAATACTTTAAAAAGGGAGAAAATACCTATAAATGAGTATGTGCAAAACGTATGAAATATGTGTGTTTTATGGTCAAAAAAAATACACATTCCTATTGCTAGAAATGTGTATGATATAAAATTATTTAGATTGAAATCTTATACGTCTATGTTTGCGTATTTTGCATTTCTTTCTATAAAGTCTCTACGAGGAGGAACTTCATCTCCCATTAGCATAGAGAAAACTCTGTCTGCTTCTGCAGGACTATCAATTACCACTTTACGTAGTGTTCTAAATTCAGGATTCATTGTTGTGTCCCAAAGTTGATCTGCGTTCATTTCCCCAAGACCCTTGTAACGCTGTATGCTTACAGAACCACCCATGTTTTGAGCAATAATATCACGTTGATTGTCATCCCAAGCATATTCTCTTTTCTGACCTTTTTTAACTAAGTATAAAGGTGGTGTTGCAATGTAAATATAACCTTGCTCTACCATTTCTTTCATGTATCTAAAAAAGAACGTTAATATTAAGGTAGCAATATGTGAACCATCTACATCGGCATCACACATAATAACTACTTTATGGTAACGAACTTTAGATAAGTTTAAAGCTCTTGGATCTTCTTCTGTACCAATAGAAACACCTAAAGCTGTAAACATGTTTTTGATCTCTTCGTTTTCAAAAACTTTATGTTGCATTGCTTTTTCCACGTTCAAAATCTTTCCACGAAGTGGTAAAATTGCTTGAAAGTTTCTATCTCTACCTTGTTTTGCTGTTCCACCTGCCGAATCTCCCTCAACTAAGAAAATTTCGCATTGTGCTGGATCTGTTTCAGAACAGTCAGATAATTTACCAGGTAAACCACCAATAGACATTACCGTTTTACGTTGTACCATTTCTCTGGCTTTACGTGCAGCGTGTCTTGCGGTTGCAGCTAATATTACTTTCTGAACAATTGTTTTAGCATCATTTGGGTTTTCTTCTAAATAATCAGTTAACATTTCTGAAACTGCTTGCGAAACTGCAGCAGAAACTTCTCTGTTCCCTAATTTTGTTTTTGTTTGCCCTTCAAATTGTGGTTCTGCCACTTTTACAGAAACGATTGCCGTTAATCCTTCACGGAAATCATCACCAGCAATATCAAATTTTACATTTTTTAATAAACCAGATTCATCAGCATACTTTTTTAAAGTTCCTGTTAATCCACGTCTAAAACCAGATAAGTGCGTTCCTCCTTCGTGTGTGTTAATGTTGTTTACATAAGAATGTAAGTTCTCTGCATACGAAGTATTATATACCATGGCAACTTCAACAGGAATTCCGTTTTTTTCGCCTTCCATAGAAATTACTTGCGATGTTAATTGTTCGCGAGTAGAATCTAAATATTTAATAAATTCTGGTAAACCTTCATCAGAATGAAAAATTTCAGAAATAAAGTTTCCTTCATCATCTGTTTCACGTTTGTCTGTTAAAGTAATGGTAATCCCTTTATTTAAAAACGATAACTCGCGCATACGAGTAGCTAGCGTTTCGTAATTAAATACTGTAGTTTGTTTAAAGATAGATTTGTCTGGTAAAAAAGTAACAATTGTACCTGTAAAATCAGTTTCTCCAATGGTTTTAACTGGGTATAATGCTTTACCTTGAGAGTACTCTTGTCTCCAAACTTTACCATCTTTATGCACTGTTGCTACTAAAAGATCTGAAAGTGCGTTTACACAAGAAACACCAACACCGTGTAAACCTCCAGAAACTTTATAAGAATCTTTATCAAATTTACCACCAGCACCAATCTTTGTCATTACTACTTGTAATGCAGAAACGCCTTCTTTTTCGTGCATTCCAACAGGAATTCCACGTCCGTTATCTTTAGTTGTAACAGAATTATCTTCGTTTATAGTAACGTCAATTGTATCACAATAACCACCCATTGCTTCATCAATAGAGTTATCTACAACCTCGTATACCAAATGGTGTAAACCACGTACGCCAACGTCTCCAATATACATGGAAGGACGCATTCTAACATGCTCCATTCCTTCCAGTGCCTGAATACTGGAAGCATCATATTCTTTTTTAATTTCTTCGCTCATTATATAAAGTAAATTAATGTTTTTTTAGATTGATGAAATTTGCCCTTAAAAAGCAAAATTCACAATCTCAAATTTACAATTAATAAAGGGGTTTTAAAAGCTTTTTAGAGATTATTGTCTGAAATTATCAACATTTGTTAATTTTTAAAAAGTGCTTTAAATCGCTTAAAATGGGTGTTAAATTTAATTTTGATGTTTTTTAAATCGAGTTTAAATTTCGGTTGATTTAAAGTAGCTTAAACCTTTTGTTTTAAAACTACAAAATAGCAGACATTCTTAGTTTGAAGGAATATTAGTACGATATTAAGGTGTTATGGATATGTGTAAGTTAAGTTTATGATTCTTTGTTTAAAGTAGCTTATTTTACGGTTAAATTGATTAATAATTTATAAATCAGTTATTAATCTAAAAGTGTTTTTTCTGATAAAGGCAAACAACATTAATATGCTGAAACTTTGGTGTTATTGTTTTGTAAATTATCTGTATAGAATAGGTCCTAATGATTAAAAAAGTAACGTTTGTATGATTTTAAATTAATAAGAGTCTCGGTTTACGATGATAAATTTGCGGTTCAAATTAATTATAAACTCATAAAACAATGTTTTCAAAAATTGTACTTACATTTTTAACACTCTTTAGTGTAATTAGTATAAATGCCCAAGATATAGGTGTCCTAAAAGGAACTATTACTACAGAACAAGGAGAGCCTATTATGGGAGCAAATGTTCATGTTAAAAAAATAGCAAAAGGAGCAACTTCAAATGAAAATGGTACGTTTTTGTTAGATAAGATTGTTAAGGGGACATATCGTGTAGAGATTTCGTATTTAGGGTACAATACTATTATTAGTAATGTAGTTATTAATAAGTTAGAAACTATTCAGAACTTTGTTTTAAAAGAAAGTGCTTATCAATTAGAAGGTGTTGTGGTAACATCTCAAAAAAGAGAACAAAAAAATAAAGATGTGCCTATTGCAATAACTTCTTACGGAACGGATTTTTTAGAAAACCAAGGAACGTTTGAGTATGATGCATTATCTGAATATGTACCAGGTTTTCAAGTGCAAATTCAAAGTGTTAACAATCCTGGGATTGTAGTAAGAGGTATTACAAGTGATAGTGGAGATTCTAGAGTAGAGCCAAGAGTTTCTATTTTTCAAGACGGAGTTTCTATTAGTAAATCTAGAGGATCTGTGGTAGAATTGTATGATATAGAACGTGTAGAGGTTTTAAAAGGTCCGCAAGGAACGTTGTTTGGCAGAGGTGCACAGATAGGAGCAATGCATATTATTCAAAATAAAGCAAAAAATGAAACTTCTGGTGCTGTAAAATTAGGGTATGGTAACTTTAATCAGTTTTTAGCAACAGGACATTATAATGCACCTTTAGTTGAAGATAAATTATTTTTTAGAGCATCTGCAATTTATAATAAAAGAGATGGTTATATC from Polaribacter sejongensis carries:
- the mdh gene encoding malate dehydrogenase; translation: MKVSVVGAGAVGASCAEYIAIKDFASEVVILDIKEGFAEGKAMDLMQTASLNSFDTKITGSTNDYSKTANSDVCVITSGIPRKPGMTREELIGINAGIVKTVSANLIEHSPNTIIIVVSNPMDTMTYLVHKTTGLQKNKIIGMGGALDSARFKYRLAEALGAPISDVDGMVIGGHSDTGMVPLTRLATRNSVPVSEFISEERLEQVLQDTKVGGATLTGLLGTSAWYAPGAAVSAMVQAIACDTKKIFPCSSLLEGEFGLSDLCIGVPVVLGKNGIESIVEIKLSDAEKTQIQASAKGVKATNALLEL
- a CDS encoding DUF6588 family protein, with the translated sequence MKKSILIIICVFAFTFNLKAQDGLENILFADISDANLLTEAYLKPAAEGFIYGMSSGWFHTAKVHKTLGFDITIGANLSLVPSDKEIFNVNSLNLSDKITQNPITSPTVLGSGDSALQNGFEVTIPANSDPTINNGIHPELVRNFTMPDGFGDDLPLNAAPTPSVQISLGLPYQFEATVRVVPEVGSDDVKGKLFGLGIKKEITNWFGPLDKLPLHVSIMGAFTNMTVTSAIDDPNDNGVTITDGLGELKLDSYTVQALASLNFPFINVYGGIGYVSGSSSLNINGTYELEYSGGLGQTYRKTLVDPLNLNYKVGGLTSTIGARLSLGFFKIFGSYTLQEYNTVNAGIAFSFR
- the gyrB gene encoding DNA topoisomerase (ATP-hydrolyzing) subunit B, producing MSEEIKKEYDASSIQALEGMEHVRMRPSMYIGDVGVRGLHHLVYEVVDNSIDEAMGGYCDTIDVTINEDNSVTTKDNGRGIPVGMHEKEGVSALQVVMTKIGAGGKFDKDSYKVSGGLHGVGVSCVNALSDLLVATVHKDGKVWRQEYSQGKALYPVKTIGETDFTGTIVTFLPDKSIFKQTTVFNYETLATRMRELSFLNKGITITLTDKRETDDEGNFISEIFHSDEGLPEFIKYLDSTREQLTSQVISMEGEKNGIPVEVAMVYNTSYAENLHSYVNNINTHEGGTHLSGFRRGLTGTLKKYADESGLLKNVKFDIAGDDFREGLTAIVSVKVAEPQFEGQTKTKLGNREVSAAVSQAVSEMLTDYLEENPNDAKTIVQKVILAATARHAARKAREMVQRKTVMSIGGLPGKLSDCSETDPAQCEIFLVEGDSAGGTAKQGRDRNFQAILPLRGKILNVEKAMQHKVFENEEIKNMFTALGVSIGTEEDPRALNLSKVRYHKVVIMCDADVDGSHIATLILTFFFRYMKEMVEQGYIYIATPPLYLVKKGQKREYAWDDNQRDIIAQNMGGSVSIQRYKGLGEMNADQLWDTTMNPEFRTLRKVVIDSPAEADRVFSMLMGDEVPPRRDFIERNAKYANIDV